The Streptomyces sp. NBC_00224 genome has a window encoding:
- the bioB gene encoding biotin synthase BioB: protein MDLLNTLVDKGLRRELPSREEALAVLATSDEELLDVVAAAGKVRRQWFGRRVKLNYLVNLKSGLCPEDCSYCSQRLGSKAEILKYTWLKPDEASKAAAAGVAGGAKRVCLVASGRGPTDRDVDRVSQTIEAIKEQNEGVEVCACLGLLSDGQAERLRAAGADAYNHNLNTSEGTYGDITTTHTYADRVDTVQKAHSAGLSACSGLIAGMGETDEDLVDVVFALRELDPDSVPVNFLIPFEGTPLGKEWNLTPQRCLRILAMVRFVCPDVEVRLAGGREVHLRSMQPLALNLVNSIFLGDYLTSEGQEGKADLEMIADAGFEVEGTGTTTLPGHRADAMAGAGCGSHAQSGCGSHEGGACGPCGSESTPAAVAEVSEARTDLVAVRRRGAGTDLAPNA from the coding sequence ATGGACCTGCTGAACACGCTGGTGGACAAGGGGCTGCGGCGCGAGCTGCCGAGCCGTGAAGAGGCGCTCGCCGTACTGGCGACCTCCGACGAGGAACTGCTCGACGTGGTGGCCGCGGCCGGCAAGGTGCGCCGTCAGTGGTTCGGGCGCCGGGTGAAGCTGAACTACCTGGTGAACCTGAAGTCCGGACTGTGCCCCGAGGACTGCTCGTACTGCTCGCAGCGGCTGGGCTCCAAGGCCGAGATCCTCAAGTACACCTGGCTGAAGCCGGACGAGGCGTCCAAGGCGGCCGCCGCCGGTGTCGCGGGCGGCGCCAAGCGGGTCTGCCTGGTGGCCTCGGGCCGCGGCCCGACCGACCGCGACGTGGACCGCGTCTCGCAGACCATCGAGGCGATCAAGGAGCAGAACGAGGGCGTCGAGGTGTGCGCCTGCCTCGGTCTGCTCTCCGACGGCCAGGCCGAGCGGCTGCGCGCGGCGGGCGCCGACGCGTACAACCACAACCTCAACACGTCCGAGGGGACGTACGGGGACATCACGACCACCCACACCTACGCCGACCGCGTCGACACTGTGCAGAAGGCGCACTCCGCCGGGCTCTCCGCCTGCTCCGGTCTGATCGCGGGCATGGGCGAGACGGACGAGGACCTGGTCGACGTCGTCTTCGCGCTGCGCGAGCTCGACCCGGACTCGGTGCCGGTCAACTTCCTCATCCCGTTCGAGGGCACCCCGCTCGGCAAGGAGTGGAACCTCACCCCGCAGCGGTGTCTGCGCATCCTCGCGATGGTCCGGTTCGTCTGCCCGGACGTCGAGGTACGGCTCGCGGGCGGCCGCGAGGTGCATCTGCGCTCGATGCAGCCGCTCGCCCTCAACCTGGTCAACTCGATCTTCCTCGGCGACTACCTCACCAGTGAGGGCCAGGAGGGCAAGGCCGACCTGGAGATGATCGCGGACGCCGGCTTCGAGGTGGAGGGCACGGGCACGACCACGCTGCCCGGGCACCGCGCCGACGCGATGGCCGGCGCGGGCTGCGGCTCGCACGCGCAGAGCGGCTGCGGCTCGCACGAGGGCGGCGCCTGCGGCCCGTGCGGCTCCGAGAGCACTCCGGCCGCCGTGGCCGAGGTCTCCGAGGCGCGTACGGACCTGGTGGCGGTGCGCCGCCGCGGCGCGGGCACGGACCTGGCCCCCAATGCCTGA
- a CDS encoding class I SAM-dependent methyltransferase, translating to MAKRAKIAPDAVHHPLFARFYGRYSEAADLRAGVAAHRRELLAGLSGRVIEIGAGNGLNFPHYPGGVSEVVAIEPERGLRALAVRAALRAEVPVDVVPGAAEALPVKSEAFDAAVVSLVLCSVRDVDRSLAEIRRVLRPGGELRFYEHVRAESRALAAVQRAADRTLWPLLLGGCHTSRDPLAAIEAAGFELVACRRLRVPERGPRHPASPHVLGTARRPDPG from the coding sequence ATGGCGAAGCGCGCCAAGATCGCCCCGGACGCCGTGCACCATCCCCTGTTCGCCCGCTTCTACGGCCGGTACAGCGAGGCGGCCGACCTGCGGGCGGGCGTCGCCGCACACCGCCGCGAGCTGCTGGCCGGGCTCTCCGGCCGGGTCATCGAGATCGGCGCGGGCAACGGCCTGAACTTCCCGCACTATCCGGGCGGCGTGTCCGAAGTGGTCGCCATCGAGCCCGAGCGCGGGCTGCGCGCGCTGGCCGTCCGGGCGGCGCTGCGCGCGGAGGTGCCGGTCGACGTGGTGCCCGGGGCGGCCGAGGCGCTGCCGGTCAAGAGCGAGGCGTTCGACGCGGCCGTGGTCTCGCTGGTGCTGTGTTCCGTACGCGATGTGGACCGCTCGCTCGCCGAGATCCGCCGGGTCCTGCGCCCCGGCGGCGAGCTGCGGTTCTACGAGCACGTGCGGGCCGAGAGCCGGGCCCTCGCGGCCGTCCAGCGCGCAGCGGACCGGACGCTGTGGCCGCTGCTCCTCGGCGGGTGCCACACCTCGCGCGATCCGCTCGCGGCGATCGAGGCGGCGGGCTTCGAACTGGTCGCGTGCCGCCGGCTGCGGGTGCCCGAGAGGGGGCCGCGGCACCCGGCGTCGCCCCATGTGCTCGGCACGGCACGGCGCCCGGATCCCGGCTGA
- a CDS encoding hemolysin family protein, with amino-acid sequence MTVIQLLIGLATLVVNAFFVGAEFALISVRRSQVEPLAEQGNRRARSVIWGLEHVSALMAAAQLGITLCTLVLGVVAEPAIEHLLEPVFHLVGMPDGAARPVSFFIALALATYLHMLLGEMVPKNIALAEPARTALLLGPPLVTLARALRPVIFAINAFANTLLKLLRVETKNEVAATFSDDELARMVRDAGDAGLLDDRAAERLHDALELGRRPVQDVVVPLEKVVHTPVGTTPEELERLAALSGFSRFPVVDAGNRILGYLHVKDALDATPRDVPFPVTALWPIARVRTSTPLDDVLTAMRRSRTHLAAVLDEDGRLSGLVTMEDVLRELVGRPDTA; translated from the coding sequence ATGACCGTCATCCAGTTGCTGATCGGTCTGGCGACGCTGGTCGTCAACGCCTTCTTCGTCGGCGCCGAGTTCGCGCTGATCTCGGTGCGCCGCAGCCAGGTCGAACCGCTCGCCGAGCAGGGCAACCGCCGTGCGCGCAGCGTGATCTGGGGTCTGGAGCACGTCTCCGCGCTGATGGCGGCGGCGCAGCTGGGCATCACGCTGTGCACCCTGGTGCTCGGCGTGGTCGCCGAGCCCGCCATCGAGCACCTCCTGGAGCCGGTGTTCCACCTGGTCGGGATGCCCGACGGCGCGGCGCGCCCGGTCTCCTTCTTCATCGCGCTGGCGCTCGCCACCTATCTCCACATGCTGCTCGGCGAGATGGTGCCGAAGAACATCGCGCTGGCCGAGCCGGCCAGGACCGCGCTGCTGCTCGGCCCACCGCTGGTGACGCTCGCCCGGGCGCTGCGCCCGGTGATCTTCGCGATCAACGCCTTCGCCAACACCCTGCTCAAGCTGTTGCGGGTGGAGACCAAGAACGAGGTCGCGGCGACGTTCTCCGACGACGAGCTGGCCCGGATGGTCCGGGACGCGGGCGACGCCGGGCTGCTCGACGACCGGGCCGCCGAGCGGCTGCACGACGCCCTGGAGCTGGGGCGCCGCCCCGTCCAGGACGTGGTCGTCCCGCTGGAGAAGGTCGTGCACACCCCGGTCGGCACGACCCCGGAGGAGCTGGAGCGGCTCGCCGCCCTGTCGGGCTTCTCCCGCTTCCCGGTCGTGGACGCGGGCAACCGCATCCTCGGCTATCTGCACGTCAAGGACGCGCTCGACGCGACCCCGCGCGACGTGCCGTTCCCGGTGACGGCCCTGTGGCCGATCGCCCGGGTCCGGACGTCGACGCCGCTCGACGACGTGCTGACCGCCATGCGCCGCAGCCGTACGCACCTCGCGGCGGTGCTCGACGAGGACGGACGGCTGTCGGGCCTGGTCACGATGGAGGACGTCCTGCGCGAGCTGGTCGGCAGACCGGACACGGCGTAG
- a CDS encoding ABC transporter permease, giving the protein MLKATLRSFLAHKGRLLLSALAVILSVAFVAGSLIFSDTVARTFDRLFASTSADVTVGPPKGLDERVPSGVTRTVPASLAAKLAGVDGVAATHVDAAVENITVVDRANDSVGPTTGAPTIATNWYVTERSPVKLTSGHEPHGPGEALLDKDTADKKHVRVGDPLTVLAQPGSFKVEVVGIATFTTTNPGAALVFLDTPTAQTRLLGKADAATAISVDAAAGVSDEVLKQRVTAAVGGSYEIKTAAQQAKSAADELGGFLDVIKYVMLGFAGVATLVGIFLIVNTFSMLIAQRTRELGLLRALGADRRQVRRSVLLEALLLGLVGSTLGLGAGIGLAAGLMALMGAFGMKLSTAEMVIGWGTPVAAYAVGVGVTFVAAYLPARRAARVSPMAALADAEVSGIGRPLKVRAVVGSVLTLAGAAALTGCATSTRTATSSSLLGLGVVLTLIATVVAGPLLVRPVIRVLGAAFPRLYGPVGRMSQRNALRNPRRTGATASALMVGIALVAGLSVASASMTKSFDQQIDKTLGADFVVQNGNFQPFPQEITDKVRTVKGTETVVRQRFAPLRLTLPDGKTPETTASGYDPQLDDVAHITYTAGGSAEALAPGNLAMDRTYARDHRVRLGDTLPVTFATGGRARLRVAALTDMDTSGGFGVEGGVFMGLATVERYLPGGQDAAVYVNASGGTGADELRAALDKTLDPYPQVQVRDQADYKKLIRDQIAVMLYLVYALLGLAIVIAVLGVVNTLALSVVERTREIGLLRAIGLSRVQLRRMIRLESVVIAVFGALLGLVLGMVWGVGIQQVLALQGLKAFAVPWSTVIAVAVGAAAVGLLAALLPALRASRMNVLAAIAHE; this is encoded by the coding sequence GTGCTGAAGGCGACCCTGCGCAGTTTCCTCGCCCACAAGGGACGGCTGCTGCTGTCCGCGCTCGCGGTGATCCTCTCGGTGGCGTTCGTCGCCGGTTCGCTGATCTTCTCGGACACCGTGGCCCGTACCTTCGACCGGCTCTTCGCCTCGACGTCCGCGGACGTCACGGTCGGGCCGCCCAAGGGCCTCGACGAACGCGTGCCGTCCGGGGTGACCCGTACGGTCCCCGCCTCGCTCGCGGCGAAGCTCGCGGGTGTCGACGGCGTGGCCGCCACGCACGTCGACGCGGCCGTCGAGAACATCACCGTCGTCGACCGCGCCAACGACTCGGTCGGGCCGACCACCGGCGCCCCCACCATCGCCACCAACTGGTACGTCACCGAACGCAGCCCGGTGAAGCTGACCAGCGGCCACGAGCCGCACGGCCCGGGCGAAGCGCTGCTCGACAAGGACACCGCCGACAAGAAGCACGTCCGCGTCGGGGACCCGCTCACCGTGCTGGCCCAGCCCGGCTCCTTCAAGGTCGAGGTCGTCGGCATCGCCACCTTCACCACCACCAACCCCGGTGCGGCGCTGGTGTTCCTGGACACCCCGACCGCGCAGACCCGGCTCCTGGGCAAGGCGGACGCGGCCACCGCCATCTCGGTGGACGCGGCCGCCGGGGTGTCCGACGAGGTGCTCAAGCAGCGCGTCACGGCGGCCGTCGGCGGCTCGTACGAGATCAAGACGGCCGCCCAGCAGGCCAAGTCGGCCGCCGACGAGCTGGGCGGATTCCTCGACGTCATCAAATACGTGATGTTGGGCTTCGCCGGTGTGGCCACGCTCGTGGGCATCTTCCTGATCGTCAACACCTTCTCGATGCTGATCGCCCAACGCACCCGTGAGCTGGGCCTGTTGCGGGCGCTCGGCGCCGACCGGCGGCAGGTGCGCCGGTCGGTGCTGCTCGAAGCGCTGCTGCTCGGCCTGGTCGGCTCCACCCTCGGCCTCGGCGCGGGGATCGGTCTTGCCGCCGGTCTGATGGCGCTGATGGGCGCGTTCGGGATGAAGCTCAGCACCGCCGAGATGGTGATCGGCTGGGGGACGCCGGTGGCGGCGTACGCGGTGGGCGTCGGCGTGACGTTCGTGGCCGCCTATCTGCCCGCCCGCCGGGCCGCCAGGGTCTCCCCCATGGCGGCGCTCGCGGACGCCGAAGTCTCCGGCATCGGGCGGCCGTTGAAGGTGCGGGCCGTGGTGGGATCCGTGCTCACGCTCGCGGGTGCGGCCGCGCTCACGGGGTGCGCCACCTCCACCAGGACCGCCACCTCGTCCTCGCTGCTCGGGCTCGGCGTGGTGCTCACGCTGATCGCGACCGTGGTGGCCGGGCCGCTCCTGGTCCGGCCGGTGATCCGGGTGCTCGGCGCCGCGTTCCCCCGGCTGTACGGTCCGGTGGGCCGGATGAGCCAGCGCAACGCGCTGCGCAACCCGCGCCGCACGGGCGCGACCGCGTCCGCCCTGATGGTGGGCATCGCCCTGGTGGCCGGGCTCTCGGTGGCCAGTGCCTCCATGACCAAGTCGTTCGACCAGCAGATCGACAAGACGCTGGGCGCCGACTTCGTCGTACAGAACGGCAATTTTCAGCCGTTCCCGCAGGAGATCACCGACAAGGTGCGCACGGTGAAGGGCACGGAGACCGTCGTCCGCCAGCGGTTCGCGCCCCTGCGGCTGACGCTGCCCGACGGGAAGACGCCCGAGACGACGGCGTCCGGCTACGACCCCCAGCTCGACGACGTCGCCCACATCACCTATACGGCGGGCGGTTCGGCGGAGGCGCTCGCCCCCGGCAACCTCGCGATGGACCGCACCTACGCGCGCGACCACCGCGTCCGCCTCGGCGACACCCTCCCCGTCACCTTCGCCACCGGCGGCAGGGCACGGCTGCGGGTCGCCGCCCTGACCGACATGGACACCTCGGGCGGCTTCGGCGTGGAGGGCGGGGTGTTCATGGGCCTGGCCACCGTGGAGCGCTACCTTCCGGGCGGCCAGGACGCGGCGGTGTACGTCAACGCGAGCGGCGGCACCGGTGCGGACGAGCTGCGGGCCGCGCTGGACAAGACCCTGGACCCGTATCCGCAGGTGCAGGTGAGGGACCAGGCGGACTACAAGAAGCTGATCCGCGACCAGATCGCGGTAATGCTCTACCTGGTGTACGCGCTGCTCGGCCTGGCGATCGTCATCGCGGTGCTCGGCGTGGTCAACACCCTGGCCCTGTCGGTGGTGGAGCGCACCCGCGAGATCGGGCTGCTGCGCGCCATCGGGCTCTCGCGGGTCCAGCTGCGGCGCATGATCCGGCTGGAGTCGGTGGTGATCGCGGTGTTCGGGGCGCTCCTCGGACTCGTCCTCGGCATGGTGTGGGGCGTGGGAATCCAGCAGGTGCTCGCACTCCAGGGCCTCAAGGCGTTCGCCGTGCCCTGGTCCACGGTGATCGCGGTCGCGGTGGGCGCGGCGGCCGTGGGCCTCCTCGCGGCGCTGCTCCCGGCGCTGCGCGCGTCGCGGATGAACGTGCTGGCGGCGATCGCGCACGAGTAG
- a CDS encoding ABC transporter ATP-binding protein has translation MSTPAAATAATEGVAARARALTKAYGTGETAVLALDSVDVDIARGRFTAVMGPSGSGKSTLMHCLAGLDSVSAGQVWLGDTEITGLKERELTRLRRDRIGFMFQAFNLLPTLTAAENITLPMDIAGRKPDREWLEQVIDTLGLRDRLRHRPAQLSGGQQQRVACARALASRPELIFADEPTGNLDSRAGAEVLTFLREAVDRLGQTVVMVTHDPVAAGRSDLVLFLADGRIVDEMPRPTAEAVLDRLRLFSGGPGTDTATAEDGNPGFDPLRKG, from the coding sequence TTGTCCACACCCGCAGCGGCCACAGCGGCAACGGAAGGGGTCGCCGCGCGGGCCCGGGCGCTGACCAAGGCGTACGGCACGGGCGAGACGGCGGTCCTGGCACTCGACTCGGTCGACGTGGACATCGCGCGCGGCCGGTTCACCGCGGTCATGGGCCCGTCGGGCTCGGGCAAGTCCACCCTGATGCACTGCCTGGCCGGGCTCGACTCGGTCTCGGCGGGCCAGGTGTGGCTCGGCGACACCGAGATCACCGGGCTCAAGGAGCGCGAGCTGACGCGGCTGCGGCGGGACCGGATCGGCTTTATGTTCCAGGCGTTCAATCTCCTGCCGACGCTCACCGCCGCCGAGAACATCACGCTGCCGATGGACATCGCCGGGCGCAAACCCGACCGGGAGTGGCTGGAACAGGTCATCGACACGCTCGGGCTGCGCGACCGGCTGCGGCACCGGCCCGCCCAGCTCTCCGGCGGCCAGCAGCAGCGGGTGGCGTGCGCGCGGGCGCTGGCGTCCCGCCCTGAGCTGATCTTCGCGGACGAGCCGACCGGCAACCTCGACTCGCGGGCCGGGGCCGAGGTGCTCACCTTCCTGCGGGAGGCCGTGGACCGGCTGGGACAGACGGTGGTCATGGTCACCCACGACCCGGTCGCGGCGGGCCGGTCCGACCTGGTGCTGTTCCTGGCCGACGGGCGGATCGTCGACGAGATGCCCCGGCCGACCGCGGAGGCGGTCCTGGACCGGCTGCGGCTCTTCTCCGGCGGGCCGGGTACGGACACGGCCACCGCCGAGGACGGCAACCCCGGCTTCGACCCGCTGCGGAAGGGCTGA
- a CDS encoding holin has protein sequence MFTKAFWKATAERAIRTFAQSLAAVLTAGATNLFDVDWKAALATAGLATLLSVLMAVGSSSLGRPGPGLTETTGPDAPAEPAKAPGTESAAKPVV, from the coding sequence ATGTTCACCAAAGCCTTCTGGAAGGCCACTGCCGAGCGGGCCATCCGGACGTTCGCCCAGTCGCTCGCGGCGGTCCTGACGGCCGGGGCGACCAACCTGTTCGACGTGGACTGGAAGGCGGCGCTCGCCACCGCGGGTCTGGCGACGCTGCTCTCCGTGCTGATGGCCGTCGGCTCGTCGAGCCTGGGGCGGCCGGGCCCGGGCCTCACCGAGACCACGGGACCCGACGCCCCCGCCGAGCCGGCGAAGGCACCGGGAACCGAAAGCGCCGCCAAGCCCGTTGTATAG
- a CDS encoding hemolysin family protein, which yields MTEVLLLVVAVLLSLACGAFVAAEFSLTTVERSELERAVESGERGASSALKAVRSLTFQLSGAQLGITVTNLVIGMLAEPSIAKLISGPLGSLGLSDAVSHSAALVLGTALSTVFLMVVGELVPKNWAISSPLAVAKVVATPQRAFSAAFRPFISHLNNTANHMVRRLGLEPAEELASARTPQELVALARHSAKEGALEEDTAELFVRTLNLAELDAENVMTPRVQVTALEVHATAEDVANATRATGLSRFPVYRGSLDTVVGIAHIKDVLAIPAEQRPRHPVTELLREPLLVPETLTVDRLLDQLYGRRTMAVVIDEYGGTAGVVTLEDIVEEVVGEVRDEHDPHETSDLARAGEDADGRALYSADGAARTDQLEAIGLRVPEGPYETLAGLIATGLGRIPALGDSVELAGWRLDVVDASGRRAARVLLHAPLPGDGDGEDEEDGSRRRREHRGAGRRGQDGHRRHGGARRGRGARRDGRDGSGDREGPEGSEGPEGSVGPEGSVGPEGSEAPGDEGAGR from the coding sequence ATGACCGAAGTGCTTCTGCTCGTGGTGGCCGTGCTGCTGTCGCTGGCCTGCGGGGCCTTCGTGGCGGCCGAATTCTCCCTCACCACCGTGGAGCGCAGCGAGCTGGAGCGGGCCGTCGAGAGCGGCGAGCGCGGCGCGAGCAGCGCCCTCAAGGCCGTCCGCAGCCTCACCTTCCAGCTTTCCGGCGCGCAGCTCGGCATCACCGTCACCAACCTGGTGATCGGCATGCTCGCCGAGCCGTCGATCGCCAAGCTGATCAGCGGCCCGCTGGGCTCTCTGGGGCTGTCAGACGCCGTTTCCCACTCGGCGGCGCTGGTCCTCGGCACCGCCCTGTCGACCGTCTTCCTGATGGTCGTCGGCGAGCTCGTCCCCAAGAACTGGGCCATCTCCTCGCCGCTGGCGGTGGCGAAGGTCGTCGCCACGCCGCAGCGCGCCTTCAGCGCGGCCTTCCGCCCCTTCATCAGCCACCTCAACAACACCGCCAACCACATGGTGCGCCGTCTGGGCCTGGAGCCCGCCGAGGAGCTGGCCTCCGCCCGCACCCCGCAGGAGCTGGTCGCACTCGCCCGCCACTCTGCCAAGGAGGGCGCCCTCGAAGAGGACACCGCCGAGCTCTTCGTCCGTACGCTCAATCTGGCGGAACTCGACGCCGAGAACGTGATGACGCCCCGTGTGCAGGTCACCGCGCTGGAGGTGCACGCCACCGCCGAGGACGTAGCGAACGCCACGCGCGCGACGGGGCTCTCCCGCTTCCCCGTCTACCGGGGCAGCCTCGACACGGTCGTCGGCATCGCCCACATCAAGGACGTCCTCGCCATCCCCGCCGAACAGCGCCCCCGCCACCCGGTCACCGAGCTGCTGCGCGAGCCGCTGCTCGTACCGGAGACGCTGACCGTGGACCGGCTGCTCGACCAGCTGTACGGACGGCGGACCATGGCCGTGGTCATCGACGAGTACGGCGGTACGGCCGGGGTCGTCACCCTGGAGGACATCGTCGAGGAGGTCGTCGGCGAGGTGCGGGACGAGCACGACCCGCACGAGACGTCCGACCTGGCCCGGGCCGGCGAGGACGCCGACGGGCGCGCGCTCTACTCGGCCGACGGCGCCGCGCGCACCGACCAGCTGGAGGCCATCGGGCTGCGCGTCCCGGAGGGCCCGTACGAGACGCTGGCGGGCCTGATCGCCACCGGGCTGGGCCGGATCCCGGCCCTCGGCGACAGCGTGGAGCTGGCCGGCTGGCGGCTCGACGTCGTCGACGCGTCCGGCCGACGCGCCGCGCGCGTCCTGCTGCACGCGCCGCTGCCCGGCGACGGGGACGGCGAGGACGAGGAGGATGGCTCCCGCCGCCGCAGGGAGCACCGGGGCGCGGGGCGCCGCGGGCAGGACGGGCACCGGAGGCACGGGGGTGCTCGGCGCGGCAGGGGTGCGCGGCGCGACGGCCGCGACGGTTCCGGTGACCGCGAGGGGCCTGAGGGTTCCGAGGGGCCTGAGGGCTCCGTCGGGCCTGAGGGCTCCGTCGGGCCTGAGGGCTCCGAGGCTCCGGGCGACGAGGGGGCCGGCCGATGA
- a CDS encoding VOC family protein, which produces MAVLRARLNQIVVDCAAPDRLARFWAALLGGAPVIRDAGWAYLDAPGTPRLAFQRVPEAKAGKNRLHLDLVVEDVARARAAAVRLGARSVGAIVTDAQGAFQVMRDPEGNEFCFVSG; this is translated from the coding sequence ATGGCGGTCTTACGGGCACGGCTGAACCAGATCGTCGTCGACTGCGCCGCGCCGGACCGCCTGGCGCGGTTCTGGGCGGCGCTGCTCGGCGGCGCCCCGGTGATCCGCGACGCGGGCTGGGCGTACCTCGACGCGCCCGGCACACCGCGGCTCGCCTTCCAGCGGGTGCCGGAGGCGAAGGCGGGCAAGAACCGGCTCCACCTCGACCTCGTGGTGGAGGACGTCGCCCGGGCCCGCGCCGCCGCGGTGCGCCTCGGCGCGCGGTCGGTGGGCGCGATCGTGACGGACGCCCAGGGCGCGTTCCAGGTGATGCGCGACCCCGAGGGGAACGAGTTCTGCTTCGTGAGCGGCTGA
- the bioD gene encoding dethiobiotin synthase, which translates to MTVLVVSGTGTEIGKTVVTAAVAALARAAGRTVAVLKPAQTGVAPGEHGDVAEVLRLAGDDITGAELARFPEPLAPNTAARRAGMAAVRPEEVAEAAEKLATEHDLVLVEGAGGLLVRLDDEGGTLADVARLLAAPVLVVTPAGLGTLNMAALTGEALRARGIRCAGVVVGSWPAEPDLASRCNLADLPESAGSPLVGLVPEGAGQLSGADFRAAAPGWLGPELGGGWSL; encoded by the coding sequence ATGACGGTTCTGGTAGTGAGCGGCACGGGGACGGAGATCGGCAAGACGGTCGTCACGGCTGCCGTCGCCGCGCTGGCACGAGCCGCCGGACGCACGGTCGCCGTCCTCAAGCCGGCCCAGACCGGGGTCGCACCCGGCGAGCACGGCGACGTGGCGGAGGTGCTGCGCCTGGCGGGCGACGACATCACCGGCGCCGAACTCGCCCGCTTCCCCGAGCCGCTGGCCCCCAACACGGCCGCACGGCGGGCCGGGATGGCGGCCGTGCGCCCCGAGGAGGTCGCCGAGGCGGCCGAGAAGCTGGCCACCGAGCACGACCTGGTCCTCGTGGAGGGCGCGGGCGGGCTCCTGGTCCGCCTCGACGACGAGGGCGGCACGCTCGCGGACGTGGCCCGGCTGCTTGCCGCGCCCGTCCTGGTCGTCACCCCGGCCGGCCTCGGCACGCTTAACATGGCGGCGCTGACCGGCGAGGCACTGCGGGCCCGGGGCATTCGGTGTGCGGGCGTGGTCGTGGGCAGCTGGCCCGCCGAGCCGGACCTGGCGTCCCGCTGCAATCTGGCGGACCTGCCGGAGTCCGCAGGCTCGCCCCTGGTCGGGCTGGTGCCGGAAGGGGCCGGGCAGCTCTCCGGCGCCGACTTCCGTGCGGCGGCGCCCGGCTGGCTCGGTCCGGAGCTCGGCGGCGGCTGGAGCCTGTGA
- a CDS encoding adenosylmethionine--8-amino-7-oxononanoate transaminase, giving the protein MPDPTTPGYDVAELRALDRQHVWHPYGPMPGRQEPLVVESASGVRLRLAEEAHGQRELVDGMASWWSALHGYRHPVLDEAVRGQLDRMSHVMFGGLTHEPAVRLSTKLVEITPEPLQHVFLSDSGSVSVEVAIKMCLQYWKSVGQPRKQRLLTWRGGYHGDTWQPMSVCDPEGGMHSLWSGRLPEQVFADAPPTGYDAEPDEAYVRHLRELIARHADEVAAVIVEPVVQNAGGMRFHSPAYLRVLREACDEHGVLLVFDEIATGFGRTGTLFASEHAAVSPDVLCVGKAMTGGYLSMAATLCTTRVAEGISSGEVPVLAHGPTYMGNPLAASVACASIDLLLSQDWQGEIKRLGTGMRDGLGELAGAPGVKDVRVLGAIGVVQLDHEVDMAAATRAAIREGVWLRPFRDLIYTMPPYVTNDEDLARICRAVGAAAREG; this is encoded by the coding sequence ATGCCTGACCCGACGACACCCGGTTACGACGTCGCCGAGCTGCGGGCCCTGGACCGCCAGCACGTCTGGCACCCCTACGGCCCGATGCCGGGCCGCCAGGAACCGCTGGTCGTGGAGTCCGCGTCCGGGGTGCGGCTGCGGCTCGCCGAGGAGGCGCACGGACAGCGCGAGCTGGTCGACGGCATGGCGTCCTGGTGGTCGGCGCTGCACGGCTACCGCCACCCGGTCCTGGACGAGGCCGTGCGCGGCCAGCTGGACCGGATGAGCCATGTGATGTTCGGCGGGCTCACCCACGAGCCCGCCGTGCGCCTCAGCACCAAGCTCGTCGAGATCACCCCCGAGCCGCTCCAGCACGTCTTCCTCAGCGACTCCGGCTCGGTGTCGGTCGAGGTCGCCATCAAGATGTGCCTGCAGTACTGGAAGTCGGTCGGGCAGCCGCGCAAGCAGCGCCTGCTGACCTGGCGCGGCGGCTACCACGGCGACACCTGGCAGCCGATGTCGGTGTGCGACCCGGAGGGCGGCATGCACTCCCTGTGGTCCGGCCGGCTGCCGGAGCAGGTCTTCGCGGACGCGCCCCCCACCGGGTACGACGCGGAGCCGGACGAGGCCTACGTACGCCATCTGCGGGAGCTGATCGCGCGCCACGCGGACGAGGTGGCGGCGGTGATCGTCGAGCCGGTGGTGCAGAACGCGGGCGGGATGCGGTTCCACTCCCCCGCCTATCTGCGGGTGCTGCGCGAGGCGTGCGACGAGCACGGCGTGCTGCTGGTGTTCGACGAGATCGCCACCGGCTTCGGCCGCACCGGCACACTGTTCGCGTCCGAGCACGCCGCCGTGTCGCCCGATGTGCTGTGCGTGGGCAAGGCGATGACCGGCGGCTACCTCTCGATGGCCGCGACACTCTGCACCACCCGGGTGGCCGAGGGCATCTCCTCGGGCGAGGTCCCGGTCCTGGCGCACGGCCCGACGTACATGGGCAACCCGCTGGCCGCCTCCGTCGCCTGCGCCTCGATCGACCTGCTGCTCTCCCAGGACTGGCAGGGCGAGATCAAGCGCCTGGGGACGGGGATGCGCGACGGTCTGGGCGAGCTCGCCGGGGCGCCCGGGGTCAAGGACGTCCGCGTCCTCGGCGCCATCGGCGTCGTCCAGCTCGACCACGAGGTGGACATGGCGGCGGCGACCCGGGCTGCGATCCGCGAGGGCGTGTGGCTGCGCCCGTTCCGCGACCTGATCTACACGATGCCGCCCTATGTGACGAACGACGAGGACCTGGCGCGCATCTGCCGTGCCGTGGGCGCCGCGGCTCGGGAGGGCTGA